From Pagrus major chromosome 2, Pma_NU_1.0, one genomic window encodes:
- the chrd gene encoding chordin: MLVLRALRSLLCVVSCAWLHAGAASRLKSPALPIQSEREPLPSKGLSGCSFGGRFYSLEDTWHPDLGEPFGVMHCVQCHCEPQKSRRGKVFGKVNCKNIKQDCPDLDCDDPILLPGHCCKTCPKGVDDKKQTDSVLDSFEYFHEKGKEKEDDLHKSYNDRSYLSSEEVGPGESRTDFVAVMTGVTDSWLPSSNGVARARFSLTRTSLAFSITYLRMSRPSKIIFLDSDGTTAFEYRVPAGQSDMICGVWKNLAKPLMRQLQSEQMRISMTTSTSRQEEVEGKIIKHRALFAETFSSTLTSEEENLGMGGIAMLTLSDTENNLHFILILQGLIKHKDKEPVVVPIRVQLVYRQHVLREIRANVTSHDPDFAEVLTDLNSRELFWLSRGQLEIAVATEDQDPQQISGFITGRKSCDTIQSVMSSGDALTPGKTGGVGSAVFYLHDNGTLDYQVQVAGLTSDFLGLTIELKPRRRNKRSVLYDLTPEYNKATGQAQGSWSRLEARHIHMLLQNELFINVATAHNQEGELRGQIKALLYNGLEAPRYELPVPLAGHFVSPPVRTGASGHAWVSVNKQCHLHYEIVVAGLSKADDLTVNAHLHGLAEIGEIDDSSTTHKRLLTGFYGSQAQGVLKDISVELLQHLDQGTAFIQVSTKTNPRGEIRGRVHVPNNCEFGTRDGVEEAEFDDLFVKDPEELKNDPHTCFFENQHHAHGSRWTPNYDKCFSCSCQKRTVICDPVICPVLTCSRTIQPEDKCCPICDERKEPKDMKAPERVDEHLEGCYFEGDQKMHAPGTTWHPFVPPFGYIKCAVCTCKGSSGEVHCEKVTCPVLTCSHPVRRNPSDCCKECPEEEKTPAGLEHSDMMQADGPRHCKFGKNYYQNSDNWHPWVPLVGEMKCINCWCDHGVTKCQRKQCPILTCTNITRIEGACCPECLDSKEEDDLKAPDKRRTLRH, translated from the exons GATGCTCATTCGGAGGCCGGTTCTATTCTCTGGAGGACACATGGCACCCAGATCTGGGCGAGCCCTTCGGTGTCATGCACTGTGTCCAGTGCCACTGCGAACCT CAAAAGAGCCGTCGTGGCAAGGTGTTTGGGAAAGTCAACTGTAAGAATATCAAACAGGACTGCCCAGACCTGGACTGTGATGATCCCATCCTGCTCCCAGGACACTGCTGTAAAACCTGCCCCAAAG GTGTGGATGACAAGAAACAGACAGACTCTGTGCTGGACAGTTTTGAATATTTCCACGAGAAGggcaaagagaaagaggatgaCCTCCACAAATCTTACAATGACCGATCCTACCTGAGCTCTGAGGAAGTGGGCCCCGGGGAGAGCCGTACTG ACTTTGTGGCAGTGATGACAGGAGTGACAGACTCATGGCTGCCCAGCTCCAATGGTGTTGCCAGAGCTCGCTTCTCTCTGACCAGAACCAGTCTGGCCTTCTCCATCACATACCTGag AATGAGCCGCCCCAGTAAAATAATCTTCCTGGATTCAGATGGGACCACTGCTTTTGAGTACAGAGTCCCCGCGGGACAGTCAGACATG atCTGTGGAGTATGGAAGAACCTGGCGAAGCCCCTCATGCGACAGCTGCAGTCTGAGCAGATGCGCATCAGTATGACAACATCGACGAGCAGacaagaggaagtggaggggaaGATCATCAAACACAGGGCCCTGTTTGCTG AGACATTCAGTTCAACACTGACATCGGAGGAGGAGAATTTAGGCATGGGAGGCATCGCCATGTTGACGCTGAGTGACACGGAGAACAACCTCCACTTCATCCTCATTCTTCAAGGCCtcatcaaacacaaagacaaag aGCCCGTTGTGGTTCCCATCCGAGTCCAGCTTGTGTACCGGCAGCACGTCCTGAGAGAGATCCGAGCTAATGTCACATCTCAC GATCCAGACTTTGCTGAGGTGCTGACAGACCTGAACAGCCGCGAACTGTTTTGGTTATCCCGTGGTCAGCTGGAGATCGCCGTGGCGACTGAGGATCAGGATCCCCAGCAAATCTCTGGCTTCATCACCGGCAGGAAATCTTGTGACA CTATTCAAAGCGTGATGTCCAGTGGTGATGCACTGACCCCAGGGAAGACAGGAGGTGTGGGATCTGCTGTCTTCTACCTCCATGATAATGGCACACTGGACTACCAG GTTCAGGTCGCAGGTCTCACCAGTGACTTCCTTGGTCTCACTATTGAGTTGAAGCCTCGACGGCGAAACAAGCGCTCCGTCCTGTATGACCTGACGCCGGAGTACAACAAAGCCACAGGCCAGGCGCAGGGCAGCTGGAGTCGCCTGGAGGCTCGACACATCCACATGCTGCTGCAGAACGAGCTGTTCATCAATGTGGCGACGGCACACAACCAAGAGGGGGAGCTGAGGGGGCAGATTAAAGCCCTGCTTTACAACGGCCTGGAGGCACCCAGATATG AATTGCCAGTTCCTCTAGCTGGCCACTTTGTGTCTCCACCAGTAAGAACTGGTGCCTCCGGCCATGCCTGGGTGTCAGTCAACAAACAGTGTCACCTGCATTACGAGATCGTTGTCGCGGGACTCAGCAAGGCCGACGACCTCACTGTGAACGCCCACCTCCACGGACTGGCTGAGATTGGAGAAATAGACGATAGCAGCACCACTCACAAGAGGCTGCTGACCGGCTTCTACGGCTCTCAG GCTCAGGGAGTGTTAAAAGACATCAGTGTTGAATTACTGCAACACCTGGACCAAGGAACAGCCTTCATCCAGGTCAGCACCAAGACGAACCCCAGAGGAGAAATACGAGGACGG GTCCATGTGCCAAACAACTGTGAATTTGGGACCAGGGATGGCGTGGAGGAGGCTGAGTTTGATGACCTCTTTGTGAAGGACCCTGAGGAGCTGAAGAATGACCCCCATACCTGCTTCTTTGAGAACCAGCACCACGCTCATGGCTCCCGCTGGACCCCCAACTATGACAAatgtttctcctgcagctgcCAG AAGCGAACTGTGATCTGCGACCCAGTCATCTGTCCGGTGTTGACCTGCTCGAGAACTATTCAGCCTGAGGACAAGTGCTGCCCGATCTGTGATG AGAGGAAGGAGCCCAAGGACATGAAAGCTCCAGAGAGGGTGGATGAACATCTTGAAG GTTGCTACTTTGAAGGAGACCAGAAGATGCATGCCCCAGGAACCACGTGGCATCCCTTTGTACCTCCCTTTGGCTACATTAAATGTGCTGTCTGCACTTGCAAG GGATCTTCAGGGGAGGTTCACTGCGAGAAAGTGACGTGTCCGGTGTTGACCTGCAGTCATCCTGTCAGACGCAATCCCTCCGACTGCTGTAAGGAGTgtccagaggaggagaagactCCTGCAGGCCTGGAGCACAGTGACATGATGCAGGCAGATGGCCCGAGGCACTGCAAGTTTGGCAAGAACTATTACCAGAACAGTGACAACTGGCATCCCTGGGTACCGCTGGTCGGGGAGATGAAGTGCATCAATTGCTGGTGTGAT CATGGTGTGACTAAGTGTCAGAGGAAGCAGTGTCCAATACTGACCTGCACCAACATCACCCGCATAGAGGGTGCGTGCTGTCCTGAATGTCTTG ATTCCAAAGAGGAAGACGACCTAAAGGCTCCAGACAAAAGGCGAACCTTGAGACACTGA